One stretch of Streptomyces sp. R21 DNA includes these proteins:
- a CDS encoding DUF4389 domain-containing protein, producing MTTLVGFADRPVRVNAVLDAPLSRWLWLVKWILAIPHYVVLSFLWIGFTVVSVIAFFAILFTGRYPRALFDFNLGVLRWSWRVAYYSYGVLGTDRYPPFSLGEEPDYPTRLDIAYPEHLSRGLVLVKWWLLAIPHYVVIGFLLGGFHLGWWSGGLIAALTVIAAVILAFTAKYPKGLFDLILGLDRWVLRVAAYVALMTDTYPPFRLDMGGTEPAGTEQQP from the coding sequence ATGACAACTCTGGTGGGATTCGCGGACCGTCCGGTCCGTGTCAACGCGGTGCTCGACGCACCGCTGTCGCGATGGCTGTGGCTGGTCAAGTGGATCCTGGCGATACCGCACTACGTGGTGCTGTCCTTCCTCTGGATCGGCTTCACCGTGGTGAGCGTGATCGCGTTCTTCGCCATCCTGTTCACCGGGCGGTATCCGCGGGCACTGTTCGACTTCAACCTCGGGGTGCTGCGCTGGAGTTGGCGGGTCGCCTACTACTCGTACGGCGTCCTGGGCACCGACCGCTACCCGCCGTTCAGCCTCGGCGAGGAACCGGACTATCCGACCCGGTTGGACATCGCCTACCCCGAGCACCTCTCGCGCGGCCTGGTGCTGGTGAAGTGGTGGCTGCTGGCCATTCCGCACTACGTCGTCATCGGCTTCCTCCTCGGCGGATTCCATCTCGGCTGGTGGTCCGGCGGGCTCATCGCCGCGCTGACGGTGATCGCCGCCGTGATCCTGGCCTTCACCGCGAAGTACCCGAAGGGCCTGTTCGACCTGATCCTCGGCCTCGACCGATGGGTGCTGCGGGTCGCCGCCTACGTCGCCCTGATGACAGACACGTATCCGCCGTTCCGGCTCGACATGGGCGGCACCGAACCGGCCGGGACGGAACAACAGCCGTGA
- a CDS encoding SDR family NAD(P)-dependent oxidoreductase: protein MQHTIVMTGASRGIGRVAAERILRLSSDVHLLVVARESSGALPLAELGAGGRTFSHVAADLGSLDSVRCAATEIRDRLERGELPPLRGFVGNAGVQYTNALTAGPDGFESTFTVNVLANHLFVRLLADCFVAPARIVITASDTHFGDFRHNLGMVPGPAWKSPDVLARTGAFPRPDTATAGRTAYSTSKLAAIHLVHEYARRLPHGIDAIAFNPGFVPGTGLARNAGPLARFAVRRIMPVMTLTPLATGRGAAGRHLADVVLGTTRAPSGSYVDRGRVARSSQESYDPGRERDLWAAAERLTA from the coding sequence ATGCAGCACACCATCGTCATGACCGGCGCGAGCCGTGGCATCGGCCGCGTCGCCGCGGAGCGCATCCTGCGCCTGTCATCCGACGTGCACCTCCTCGTCGTCGCCCGCGAATCGTCCGGCGCACTGCCGCTCGCCGAACTCGGCGCGGGCGGGCGCACGTTCAGCCACGTCGCGGCGGACCTCGGCTCCCTGGACAGCGTCCGCTGCGCCGCGACCGAGATCCGCGACCGGCTGGAACGCGGTGAACTGCCGCCGCTGCGCGGCTTCGTGGGCAACGCGGGAGTCCAGTACACGAACGCACTGACCGCGGGCCCCGACGGATTCGAGTCCACCTTCACCGTCAACGTGCTCGCCAACCACCTCTTCGTCCGCCTCCTCGCGGACTGTTTCGTGGCTCCCGCCCGGATCGTGATCACCGCCAGCGACACCCACTTCGGCGACTTCAGGCACAACCTGGGCATGGTGCCCGGTCCGGCCTGGAAGTCCCCCGACGTTCTCGCCCGCACCGGTGCCTTTCCCCGGCCGGACACGGCGACCGCCGGGCGCACCGCGTACTCGACGAGCAAGCTGGCTGCCATCCACCTCGTGCACGAGTACGCGCGCCGCCTGCCGCACGGCATCGACGCGATCGCCTTCAACCCCGGATTCGTCCCCGGCACCGGCCTCGCCCGCAACGCGGGCCCTCTCGCCCGGTTCGCGGTGCGCCGCATCATGCCGGTCATGACCCTCACCCCGCTCGCGACCGGCCGTGGTGCCGCCGGCCGCCACCTCGCCGACGTCGTCCTCGGCACGACCCGGGCGCCGAGCGGGTCCTACGTCGACCGCGGCCGCGTGGCCCGCTCGTCGCAGGAGTCCTACGACCCGGGGCGCGAACGCGACCTCTGGGCCGCCGCAGAACGGCTCACGGCGTGA
- a CDS encoding helix-turn-helix transcriptional regulator — protein sequence MAASRSAFGALLRAWRDRLSPTDAGLAATAGRRAPGLRREELAQLAGLSVDYVLRLEQSRATNPSAQVVGALARTLQLSRTERDQLYRAAGLLPPQDGTVGTHVPPGIQRLAARLGDVPIGVFTADWTLVWWNTMWSALLGDPSMVPASERNLARALFGDGVAHASLLPIESERGQEAFEASIVADLKDAASRYPADVQLDRLVSELRAGSDDFARHWAARTPAAEHTTDCKTIRHPEVGDILLDCDVLIVPGADLRMVTYTAALGSSDAGRLDLLRVTGGQTATARP from the coding sequence ATGGCTGCCTCCCGCTCCGCCTTCGGCGCACTCCTGCGCGCCTGGCGCGACCGCCTCTCGCCGACCGACGCCGGCCTCGCCGCTACGGCCGGCCGTCGCGCCCCGGGGCTGCGCCGCGAGGAGCTCGCGCAGTTGGCCGGCCTCTCCGTCGACTACGTGCTGCGCCTGGAGCAGTCACGCGCGACGAACCCCTCGGCCCAGGTCGTCGGCGCCCTCGCCCGGACCCTTCAGCTCTCCCGGACCGAGCGCGACCAGCTGTACCGCGCCGCCGGGCTGCTGCCGCCGCAGGACGGCACGGTCGGCACACACGTGCCGCCGGGCATCCAGCGGCTCGCCGCGCGCCTGGGCGACGTCCCGATCGGCGTGTTCACCGCCGACTGGACCCTGGTGTGGTGGAACACCATGTGGAGCGCTCTGCTCGGTGACCCGTCCATGGTCCCGGCCTCCGAACGGAACCTCGCGCGCGCCTTGTTCGGCGACGGTGTCGCCCATGCCTCCCTGCTGCCCATCGAGTCCGAGCGCGGTCAGGAAGCCTTCGAGGCGTCGATCGTCGCCGACCTCAAGGACGCCGCCTCCCGCTATCCCGCAGACGTCCAGCTCGATCGTCTCGTAAGCGAACTGCGGGCAGGATCCGACGACTTCGCCCGTCACTGGGCCGCTCGGACGCCCGCCGCCGAGCACACCACCGACTGCAAGACGATCCGTCATCCCGAGGTCGGCGACATCCTCCTGGACTGCGACGTCCTCATCGTTCCCGGCGCGGACCTGCGCATGGTCACGTACACGGCAGCACTCGGAAGCAGCGACGCGGGAAGACTCGACCTCCTGCGCGTCACGGGTGGCCAGACCGCCACCGCACGTCCTTGA
- a CDS encoding DUF3592 domain-containing protein, whose product MEREWLFSLIPLTIGTIFLGIGVHGLRRASALRRTGVTAEARIVRHDVSRGDEGAKYYHPVAAWTARDGRLCEYASRFGRGAVRSGFRVGAYVVVRYDPQAPQRFAIEGWDMRWVDLLFTVLGTVFAVGTVTVVLVRLLTL is encoded by the coding sequence ATGGCTCTTCTCCCTCATCCCCCTGACGATCGGCACGATCTTCCTCGGCATCGGTGTGCACGGCCTGCGCCGCGCCAGTGCGCTGCGGCGCACCGGTGTCACCGCTGAGGCTCGGATCGTCCGTCACGATGTCAGTCGGGGTGACGAAGGCGCCAAGTATTACCACCCCGTCGCGGCCTGGACGGCCCGGGACGGGCGCTTGTGCGAGTACGCCTCCAGGTTCGGCCGCGGAGCCGTCCGAAGCGGCTTCCGCGTGGGGGCGTACGTCGTGGTCCGATACGACCCGCAGGCCCCGCAACGGTTCGCGATCGAGGGCTGGGACATGCGGTGGGTCGACCTGCTGTTCACCGTCCTGGGGACGGTGTTCGCCGTGGGCACGGTGACGGTGGTGCTCGTCCGGCTGCTCACCCTCTGA